The genome window ATTCAGATACACAGGAGATAAACAGGAAGACAGCTGGGCAGGACAACACCTAAATTTTGAGCTTACAATGTAATGCAAATAAGCAAAGGGGTTAGGCGATTGAAAAGATCTACACGATGAATCAGCCACACAAGACTCCTCGGTCAAAAGAACGCCTCCCGTTGATCGATCCTATGAAAAAAAATGAACCGGGATGCAGCGCCTCGTAAGGCGCTTCCGTACCTTGAGCGATCTGGTAGCCTTGGGCGTAGTACGGCGCGGCGGCCGAGTAGGGTTGCTGCGGGGGTGGGTAGACGGCATACGACGCCGGAGGAGGCTGCGGGTAGTGCTGCATCCCAGGCGGCGCCGCCGGCTGGGGGAACCCGACCGCCGGCTGCGGAAACTCCCCGGAGGCTCCGGATGGGGGACCAAAGGTGCCGTACTGGTGCTGCGGCGGCGCCGACGGCGGGTACCCGTAAGAGGACGAGGAGTCCGCCGAGCGGGCCTTCCCGTCGGCGTCCGGCATCTGGCCACCCATGGTGGCTCCCGCGGTGGCAAAGGTTAGTTAGGTTTGGGGAATTGCCCAGTTGGGACGCAGGAGAGGAGGGAAGGCGGTCACGAGAGAACTAGGGAATTGCgcgttgtttgtttgtttgttgatGAAGACGATTAACGTGTGCCTCCAGCCTGGACGGCGGTGTTGGGGCTTAACCTCTCTGTGTGCCCGTTTGTACCATTGTTAGTCTGGATTCTCATTCTGGTTTTGACAGCTGAAACGTGCTACATGAGGAGCAGGTAATAAGCACATTTTTTCCTTCTTCAATGAACCATGCTGATGAAAAAGATTTAGGTCCCTGTTTGATGTGATTCGGATGCCAACAACGTGCAAGATTCTCTGTGTTTTGTTTTTGGTACAGATGAAACTTGGAGGTTTGACAACCCCGCTTAGGTCAACTTAAACCTAACAAATTGCAATTTGCCAAACATGCATCGtactccctccggtttcctattagttgtcgtttaggacaacgacacggtctccaaaatataactttgaccaatgttttttgttaaaatacaaatgaactcttaatacatttatacttttataaaagtaatTTTTATAATAAATTGgtgcatataaatattaggttccaaaaataaataacaaaatagttatttgtagtcaaaattttataagtttgactcgaaACTTATTCAAAACGATaactaataggaaaccggagggagtaCCTTAGCATCTAAGGAAATGTTTAAATTCATCTTAGCTAAACTTTAGCTAGCAAGCAATAAGGTGTTTGGTTTTTACATAATAGACTAGTTAATACAATTAAAAGGACATGAGTATATTTTTTATTTGGTGCCAATAGTAAAAATCAAAGGTACATAGGTCAATCACTCAATATTAGATGGGTACCGTTGAGAAGGCAATGAGGTAATAAAATATAGGCTCTATCTAAAGTTTATCTAGTTTAAAATAAGTTAGATGATATAATGTGAATAGATTATAATTCCAAACAAACAGACTTTTATTATCTAGCTTGTTTAGCTTAAGGTAGCTAAAATGGGACACGAGCTATTGTCGTACTATATAGCCGCAAATAAAAAATGTGCTCCACAACACGCTATGTTTAGTCTAGGTCTATTTTTTCAAAAACGGTAGAATGGCAATGGATATCTAAAACATTATGCTCGATAGATCAAACCCTATTATAATACAAGTATGGCGAATTTTTATGTCCAAATAAATTTTATTGGAGCATTTACTATACCCATCAGATTTGGTAGGCATAGGTATGTCTTCTCTTGTTCCATACCCGCTAATCAATGGGAAATGTGCTAACCTATGGCATGTAGGTCTAGATTATTAGAAGTGTTGTATATAAAATAAAATGCCAAAAACCTAACCCTAATTCTCTGTGCGAAATTGTGTAAATCCCCGCTAACCTATGACATGTTGGGTTCGATGATTTTGTCATACTGGACACAAAGATAATATGTAGTCAGTATCTTTTATTATTGATAAGGTATGGAGTTTTAACATTTTGTATTTGGTACTTACTTTTACGATTAAAATGATCATATCTACTGGAATGTTGGTGGGTATAGGTACCtgatgggtacccgctacccatgGTGAGTATGGGTATGAGGTAATTTTGTATCCATGATAGGTTGTGGATACGAGTATAAGGTATTTTCTCTctcatgtgtatggatatggccttGTGTGCCCACCTACTATCTTACCCGCTGCATCCCTAACAAATAGGCAAAGAGAGAGCTTCCCCACATACATGATATATGTTTTCTTCTTTTATAGTTGTCATCTAGTAGAACATGTGGCTCAATTTTGATTTTCCTTTTTTTAATAAAATACACAACCCTTTAGTTTTTAAAAGAATATTCAAATATCATGATTGTTATTAGCCTTCAGAGAAGGCTAAATCTTCAGTTACCACAAAGACATATTCAAGGATTCCGGCTCAAGAGACTAACATTAGGACCCATCATAATATGACCACAACTCTTAGGACCCTGAGACCTGGAAACCTCACCTAGAAACCTCATGCTGCCACAACCAAGGGAGAAGCCTATCACTAGATATTATCGAAGTGTCAAGATGCAATGACGTAGCTACTTGAGGAGCCAACAACCTTCTAGGGCGTCTAGGCGCTATGAGGCCCAGCTTCCCTTGATTTCTTAGTGTAAAATATTCTATGTCCATAAGGCATCTTGTGTCGTGGGGCACTGACCAAAGATTAAGTCTTATGGGCCCCTCATGTCTCAGGGTGCTTAGAAGCTTAAGTTCTCAGAGCCCCTCGAGCCTCAAGGGCTCAGAGCACATATAACCCTAAGTCCTTTGACCCCCTCGTACCTCGAGGCACTTATAAATCCAAGTCATCGGGGCCCTCGAGACCTAGAGCACCTATAAGCCTAAGTCCTCGAACTCGTGCGTCCCAAGATAATAAGAATATAACTGGTGTTCAAGGCAGTCCGTCCCCCGAGCACTAACATCACTTAGTCGTTTGGGGCCCTCCACTAGCCCTAGGGTCCTTAAAGAGTCCTTCACCTTGTACTCTGAGGGAGGTTAGACCGGGCCCTCCTAGGCCTAGGGTCCTCAAAGAAGCTAAGGACTGAGGACAACTACGTGTAATCCTGTCTCTAACAAAAGGATGTGTAGTCCCACTAGGGACTATATGACCCTAGAAAAGGGGCCTCATATCTAATGACATGCTGATTATTCTTTAGGATAGCTTAATGGATAGGTGTTGATGATCGTTATTCCATGTTTTTGGCCATCAACTACCATAGGATGACAATGATTTCACGAACAAAGTAACTAAACTTGATATTAATTGAGGTCCACAAGTTTGTATTCAACCCGTTGACATCGAAAAATCGAGAtttgaaatgtaccatagtctagttcccatatgtccttaataaagccaaaatatataataatctcaccagtttcatagtctatggcctcgcatcgaacaccactgttttatGACATGCTCTTTAAAAggcaaatagggtcaaacctttttctaaataattttggtggttgaattgcccaacacaaacaattggactaactagtttgctctagattataagttctataggtgccaaaggttcaacacaaaccaataaaaagtccaagaaagggttcaaataaaaaggagcaaaagaaatcgaAAGCAGCCTTGGTCTGGcgaaccggactgttcggtgtgccaccggacagtgtccggtgcaccagggtgaatccactCGAACTGCTCAGCTTTGGGTTTCTAGAaatggctctccgctataattcaccggactgtccggtgtagcatcggactgtccggtgtgccaagcggagtaacggctacagcgccaacggtcgtctgcaaaagtgaatagtgaagctacagtgcgcggacagcgcgcgcagaatcagagcaggcgccagaaggcgcaccagacagtgaatagtgcttgtccgatgcaccaccggactgtccggtggccccacttatcagggctccaacggtcgaaccccaacggttggctGACATGGTTGGCGtacctgacagtgtccggtggcgcaccgtcgacagacagcctccccaacggccattttggtggttggggctataaatacccctaaccaccacacttcaaggcatccaagtttttcagccaacacattcaatacaatagctagtgcattcaatacaagacacaattatagtgaatcaaaatctctccaagtcccaattccactcaaagcaattactgactagaagagagagttttgcccgtgttcttttgagctcttgcgcttggatagcttttcttctttcctatttcttgttcccaacatctttgtaatcaaagcaagagacaccaattgtgtggtggtccttgtggggactaagtgtcccaattaattgaggagaaaagctcactcggtctaagtgaccgtttgagagagggaaagggttgaaagagacctggtctttgtgaccacctcaacggggagtaggtttgcaagaaccgaacctcggtaaaacaaatcaccgtgtcacactcttcatttgcttgtgatatgtttttgccctctctttcggactcgcctttatttctaacgctaactccggcttgtagttgtgcttaaactttataaatttcatatttgcctattcaccaccctctaggtgactttcaattggtatcagagcccggtacttcatcagagcctaaccgctcgaagtgatgtcgggagctcacgccaagaaggagatggtgaccggcgagaagcccgccacaagccacgggaaagctccatcgggggagtccggcaacaagaagagggaggaatcacctccccgcgtcaagtcacaccggagtggcgacaagaagaagaaaatgaaaaaagtagtctactatgagaccgattcttcgtcgccttccacctcgggctctgacacgccgtccgtcacttctaagcgccatgagcgcaagaagtttagtaatatccccttacgctatcctcgcatttccaaacgcactcctttacttttcgtcccactaggcaaaccaccggtttttaacggtgaagattattgtatgtggagtgataaaatgaggcaccatctaacctcactccacgctagcatttgggacattattgagtttggagcgcaggaaccatccgtgggggatgaaggctatgattcggacgagataGCCCAAATCCggtacttcaactcccaagccactactatactcctcgcctctctaagtcgagaggagtataataaggtgcaagagttgaagagtgccaaggagatttgggacgtgctcaagaccgcgcacaaaggagatgaggtgaccaagatcaccaagcgggaaacgatcgagggggagctcggtcgattgatgctcaaccaaggagaggagccacaagccatgtacaaccggctcaagaccttggtcaaccaagtgcgcaacctcaggagcacaaaatgggatgaccatgaaatggtcaaggttattcttagatcactcgtgtttcttaatcctactcaagtgcaattaattcgtggtaatcctagatacaagctaatgtctcccgaggaggttataggaaagtttgtgagctttgaattaatgatcaaaggctccaaacaaatcatcgagcgaggcgccacctccacacccgaggtgcaacccgtcgccttcaaagcaacggaggagaagaaggaagagtccacGTCGAGTAggtttcccatcgacgcctccaagctcgataataaggagatggtgctcatcatcaagagcttccgtcaaatcctcaagcaacggaaggggagagactacaaaccccgtttcaagaaggtttgctacaagtgtggtaagcccggtcactttattgctaaatgtccattatcaagtgatagtgacaggggcgacgacaagaaggggagaaggaaggaaaagaagaagtgaaagtcgcctagagggggggtgaataggcaaatctgaaatttataaagtttaagcacaactacaagccggggttagcgttagaaatataatcgagtccgaaagagagggcaaaaacaaatcacgagcgaataagagcagatgacacggtgatttgttttaccgaggttcggttcttgcaaacctactccccgttgaggtggtcacaaagaccgtgtctctttcaaccctttccctctctcaaacgatcacttagaccgagtgagcttcttttctcaatcaattgggacacctagtccccgcaaggaccaccacacaattggtgtctctt of Zea mays cultivar B73 chromosome 8, Zm-B73-REFERENCE-NAM-5.0, whole genome shotgun sequence contains these proteins:
- the LOC103636155 gene encoding 60S ribosomal protein L18a-like protein: MGGQMPDADGKARSADSSSSYGYPPSAPPQHQYGTFGPPSGASGEFPQPAVGFPQPAAPPGMQHYPQPPPASYAVYPPPQQPYSAAAPYYAQGYQIAQGYIPVVEGRPVRIRPLPCCGLGMGWFLFIIGFFFAAIPWYLGAFVLICVRVRDYREKPGYVACTIAASLAAIAVLLGATKGAEVW